A segment of the Nomascus leucogenys isolate Asia chromosome 1a, Asia_NLE_v1, whole genome shotgun sequence genome:
AGGCGGCCATGCTGGCACCCCCACCGTTGTATAGTCCATACTGGCTCATGTAAAACATGTCGTAAGTGGGGTCTGTAAATTCTTCCTTCACCTTGATGACGTCCTGGTGAGAAGGCTCACTGTGGTTCTCATCAGGCCTCTCGCTATTCATCAGGACTTTTTCACTCACTTCGCTGTGAATGTGCTCGTCCCCTTCCATGGATTCGTCGCCCAGTTTGGGCTCCGAAGACTCAGACTCGTTCTCATAGTCCCGCTCAGGCTCTTGGTCTTCAGAAGTCATGCTGTCGGCCCTCCTTATTTCAGTCCTTGAAATGCACCGGGTCCTGTTATGCTTAGAAAAGTCCTTCACAGACATGCCTGGGCTCATCTCCTCTTGGGAGTGACAATGATTGTCATGGCTCATGTCATTGACCACAGCTCCACCATCATTGGggtcatcatcttcatcatcaaaCTCATCGGCGGTATCAATAATTTCCTTCTCAATCTTCACAGGCAtgcttgacttcctgggcttttTCTTGGGTGCCAGGTCAGCAATGGGCTCATGGGTGGCCATCATCACTGCTGGCACTACTGGCTCAGAGGGTGGCGGGGGGTGCTGCTCTATGGTACCACTGGTTGGAATGATGGGACTGGTTGGGAGGGAGGTTGGAGGACTCACCATTTCCCCCGGAGTGAGTaaacttctgtaaaatggaggaacTGGTTGTACAGTCTTTAGCCCAGAAAATACCAGCTGGCTAGGGAGAGGATTTTGCAAGACAGGGTCTAGAGGGGGAGTGGTAAAACCCATTGGGGGCCGGCCAGGGCTTGTGAGTGCCAGATTTGATTTTGTACTTGCTATGACAGGGGTGGCAGCTCCTGAGGTGGCCCGAATTAAATCTTTATCTCGGTTATTCCTTAGCATAGGCATGTGAAGGCGAGGATTGGGGTTTGCACTGTGGCGATTACGACTTCGGAGAGAGCTAAAGACCATGTTGCAACCTTCAATGGTGCATCGATGTTTGATCTTCAGGTGAACAGCATTGTAATGAATTTTGAGAGTACCTTTGTCATAGAATGTCTTCCCACATGCATTACAGAACACTCTTCCTTTCCTAGAGGCTGACCCCATCCTTCTCATCCGATGAATCCGGAAAGAGCTTTTTGGGTGTTCAGTTTTGGTTAGATCACTGACTGGCGCAGAATTCTGAATGGGAGAGACACAGGCTGGCTCGGTTTTGGGCTCCACATTAGTAATGCTGGTCAGGGCATTTCTGTTGGGTGTTTGATCATTCTTATAAGGTGTGGGAGAAACTTCAGATTCGCTGCTCTCATTATATTCATTCTGAGTTGAAAGGCTAGGTTCCCGCAGCCTCAACCCTGGTTGCTCTAACAGTAGCCCATTTGGAGGCAACCCTAGCAGTGGCGCTGAAACAGGGTTTATGTACTGGAATGGAAGCAGAAATGCAAGGCTGTTTGGGATGTTTTCGAAGTGATGAATGCTGGAAGGATTGCTGTTCTCTAAGTGAGCAAGGAGGCTGGGACTCCTGGTGCGATTATTGCTCTCAATGAAAGTCCTTATATCTGAGTCTGTCTTTGAAGATGGTACAGCCACGGCCTGCCCTTCTTTCTCCTGAATTGCCATCAGCTCCACAATGGATTTGGTTTCTCCAAACCGCAGAAACTGCTGAAGGGTGATGATTTCCTCTTCTCGAGACATGATGGCCCAGCGGTCCAGCACCTTGCCAGCAGCATCCTAGAGGCCACatcaaagaaacaacaaagacaaACACAAAAACTTATTGATTGTGCATAATTATTCAATGCAACTGAAGGTGCTCTGTGTGCTCATAAAACACTGAGAGCAAGAGCAGAAAACAACATGCAAGCACTGTTAATAAAAGTCAACCCACAAAGCAAACTTTTCTGCCATGCAAATGTAGTAATTAGAGTCACAGTTAGAGAAACAGATTGAGTTTAAtaatgtcaaaacaaacaaaatgtagaCCACTGGGGCTCTGTGATCTAAAATGCCTTCAGTACTGCTTTTTTAACAACAATGATCTATATACTATGCAACTATTTAGCATATATTAGTATAAGATGTGAACTCTTGCTGTGAAAtccaatataaatgaaaaaaatggtaCCTTAGTCCTTATTAAATAG
Coding sequences within it:
- the BNC2 gene encoding zinc finger protein basonuclin-2 isoform X2 encodes the protein MTDDLKEPSRFSLLLAIRCTLVNCTCECFQPGKINLRTCDQCKHGWVAHALDKLSTQHLYHPTQVEIVQSNVVFDISSLMLYGTQAVPVRLKILLDRLFSVLKQEEVLHILHGLGWTLRDYVRGYILQDAAGKVLDRWAIMSREEEIITLQQFLRFGETKSIVELMAIQEKEGQAVAVPSSKTDSDIRTFIESNNRTRSPSLLAHLENSNPSSIHHFENIPNSLAFLLPFQYINPVSAPLLGLPPNGLLLEQPGLRLREPSLSTQNEYNESSESEVSPTPYKNDQTPNRNALTSITNVEPKTEPACVSPIQNSAPVSDLTKTEHPKSSFRIHRMRRMGSASRKGRVFCNACGKTFYDKGTLKIHYNAVHLKIKHRCTIEGCNMVFSSLRSRNRHSANPNPRLHMPMLRNNRDKDLIRATSGAATPVIASTKSNLALTSPGRPPMGFTTPPLDPVLQNPLPSQLVFSGLKTVQPVPPFYRSLLTPGEMVSPPTSLPTSPIIPTSGTIEQHPPPPSEPVVPAVMMATHEPIADLAPKKKPRKSSMPVKIEKEIIDTADEFDDEDDDPNDGGAVVNDMSHDNHCHSQEEMSPGMSVKDFSKHNRTRCISRTEIRRADSMTSEDQEPERDYENESESSEPKLGDESMEGDEHIHSEVSEKVLMNSERPDENHSEPSHQDVIKVKEEFTDPTYDMFYMSQYGLYNGGGASMAALHESFTSSLNYGSPQKFSPEGDLCSSPDPKICYVCKKSFKSSYSVKLHYRNVHLKEMHVCTVAGCNAAFPSRRSRDRHSANINLHRKLLTKELDDMGLDSSQPSLSKDLRDEFLVKIYGAQHPMGLDVREDASSPAGTEDSHLNGYGRGMAEDYMALDLSTTSSLQSSSSIHSSRESDAGSDEGILLDDIDGASDSGESAHKAEAPALPGSLGAEVSGSLMFSSLSGSNGGIMCNICHKMYSNKGTLRVHYKTVHLREMHKCKVPGCNMMFSSVRSRNRHSQNPNLHKNIPFTSVD
- the BNC2 gene encoding zinc finger protein basonuclin-2 isoform X1, whose translation is MAHLGPTPPPHSLNYKSEDRLSEQDWPAYFKVPCCGVDTSQIESEEAEVDVRERETQRDREPKRARDLTLRDSCTDNSMQFGTRTTTAEPGFMGTWQNADTNLLFRMSQQVPLACTGRVLRADFCPNLEEPDHRLEVQAIRCTLVNCTCECFQPGKINLRTCDQCKHGWVAHALDKLSTQHLYHPTQVEIVQSNVVFDISSLMLYGTQAVPVRLKILLDRLFSVLKQEEVLHILHGLGWTLRDYVRGYILQDAAGKVLDRWAIMSREEEIITLQQFLRFGETKSIVELMAIQEKEGQAVAVPSSKTDSDIRTFIESNNRTRSPSLLAHLENSNPSSIHHFENIPNSLAFLLPFQYINPVSAPLLGLPPNGLLLEQPGLRLREPSLSTQNEYNESSESEVSPTPYKNDQTPNRNALTSITNVEPKTEPACVSPIQNSAPVSDLTKTEHPKSSFRIHRMRRMGSASRKGRVFCNACGKTFYDKGTLKIHYNAVHLKIKHRCTIEGCNMVFSSLRSRNRHSANPNPRLHMPMLRNNRDKDLIRATSGAATPVIASTKSNLALTSPGRPPMGFTTPPLDPVLQNPLPSQLVFSGLKTVQPVPPFYRSLLTPGEMVSPPTSLPTSPIIPTSGTIEQHPPPPSEPVVPAVMMATHEPIADLAPKKKPRKSSMPVKIEKEIIDTADEFDDEDDDPNDGGAVVNDMSHDNHCHSQEEMSPGMSVKDFSKHNRTRCISRTEIRRADSMTSEDQEPERDYENESESSEPKLGDESMEGDEHIHSEVSEKVLMNSERPDENHSEPSHQDVIKVKEEFTDPTYDMFYMSQYGLYNGGGASMAALHESFTSSLNYGSPQKFSPEGDLCSSPDPKICYVCKKSFKSSYSVKLHYRNVHLKEMHVCTVAGCNAAFPSRRSRDRHSANINLHRKLLTKELDDMGLDSSQPSLSKDLRDEFLVKIYGAQHPMGLDVREDASSPAGTEDSHLNGYGRGMAEDYMALDLSTTSSLQSSSSIHSSRESDAGSDEGILLDDIDGASDSGESAHKAEAPALPGSLGAEVSGSLMFSSLSGSNGGIMCNICHKMYSNKGTLRVHYKTVHLREMHKCKVPGCNMMFSSVRSRNRHSQNPNLHKNIPFTSVD